A genome region from Tenebrio molitor chromosome 4, icTenMoli1.1, whole genome shotgun sequence includes the following:
- the LOC138129013 gene encoding uncharacterized protein, with protein MDQKFTNYRITGRTNITSTKAIMNFDDLNLTIRMVHPEIRYLVDYQVKGSMFLLPIDASGLVTAKGYNILYTSIFNFEEYTKGGRRYLRVTAAKSRWNRSR; from the exons ATGGACCAGAAGTTCACCAACTATCGAATTACTGGACGCACCAACATCACCTCCACCAAAGCAAT AATGAATTTTGACGACCTCAACTTGACCATCCGGATGGTGCATCCAGAAATTCGCTACTTGGTCGACTATCAGGTCAAGGGCAGCATGTTCCTGTTGCCGATAGACGCCTCAGGACTCGTAACTGCCAAAGGAT ACAATATCTTGTACACTTCCATTTTCAACTTTGAGGAGTACACCAAGGGCGGGAGGAGATACTTGAGGGTGACAGCAGCAAAATCACGATGGAACCGGAGTCGATGA